The DNA region AGACCTTGACTGGCTGCGCGTCTACGTGCACAAAGAATCACGCGCAAGCGCTCGTCTTGATCGCTACTATCACGTCATGGCAGGTCTTCTCAAAAAGAATCGCGCGTACGTGTGCACATGCGACGCAGCTGAATGGCGTGAACGCAGAGGGGCGGGCGTTGCGTGCCCGTGCCGTATGCAATCTATTTATGAGAACGAACGCAAGTGGTCACTTATGCTCTCTGCGGAGTTAAAAGAAGGACACGCTGTTGTGCGCATCAAAACAGACATGAAATACAAAGACCCGGCGCAACGCGATTGGGTGGCATTTCGCATTATTGACAAGCCAAATCATGCCATGACAAAAAACAAATTTACCGTCTGGCCGCTTCTTGATTTTGCAAGTGCAATAGATGACCACGATTTTGGTGTCACCCATATTTTACGCGGTCAAGACCTTGCTATTTCAACTCTGCGCCAAAAATGGGTGTACACGTATCTTGGTTGGGACTATCCTACCACAATAACGCTGGGCCACATGGGTTTTGTTGGTCCCGGAACGTTTAGTAAAAGCCTCATACGCGAAGGTATTGAAAAAGGAATATACACTGGCTGGGATGACCCGCAACTGCCTATGATTGCATCATATGAACGCAGAGGATTCCACCCAAACGCGATTCGAAAACTCATTATTGACGCGGGCGTGACTGGCGGAAAAATAAGCCTGTCAGAAGAAATGCTTGCTGCACATGACAAGGATTTAATTGACAGCGAGACAAAACGTTACTTCTTTGTCAAAGACCAAACACGCGCAAAAGTAGAAGGTCTTGAAGACATTTCTGAGGTTACCATTCAAAACCATCCTACTAATGAAGCACTTGGCTCTCGCAAAGTGAATGTTGCAAGCACGCTCTACTTGAACCGTGAAGACCTTGCAAATATTAAAAAAAGCAAGAAAACGCGGCTTATGAATATTGGCAACGTAGTGAAAAAAGATGCAAAAACCCTTGCTATTAAAGGAGATATTTCAGTATTGCATAACCTGCAAAAAATTCAGTGGGTTAATCATGAAGGCAAGAAGTGCGTCGTGCTCATGGCTGATGGCACAACCATTGAGGGCATTGCAGAACTGGCAGCTGCAAAAGAAAAAATCGGCACTACCCTCCAATTTGTGCGCTTTGGTTTTGTCAGACTTGACAAGAAAACTCCGCTCACGTTTGTGTACGCGCACAACTAACGTTTGATAGGGAAAAGTTTTTTTAACTCTTTAACGCTTCTAACACACGTATGATTCCAACTCACGTATTCTTTGCAAAAGGCGTT from archaeon CG10_big_fil_rev_8_21_14_0_10_43_11 includes:
- a CDS encoding glutamate--tRNA ligase, with product MDEIIEKYALKNAVEHDGRAEAKAIFSKVVQEEPSVRESVAFAMKRIQEIVDQVNRLDISSQKVRLLKIDPHILDKKEVSKKELKLPNVKGNVTMRYAPNPNASMHIGNARVAILNDYFVQKYGGTFILRYDDTDPKNENKRPVKEAYTQLQKDLDWLRVYVHKESRASARLDRYYHVMAGLLKKNRAYVCTCDAAEWRERRGAGVACPCRMQSIYENERKWSLMLSAELKEGHAVVRIKTDMKYKDPAQRDWVAFRIIDKPNHAMTKNKFTVWPLLDFASAIDDHDFGVTHILRGQDLAISTLRQKWVYTYLGWDYPTTITLGHMGFVGPGTFSKSLIREGIEKGIYTGWDDPQLPMIASYERRGFHPNAIRKLIIDAGVTGGKISLSEEMLAAHDKDLIDSETKRYFFVKDQTRAKVEGLEDISEVTIQNHPTNEALGSRKVNVASTLYLNREDLANIKKSKKTRLMNIGNVVKKDAKTLAIKGDISVLHNLQKIQWVNHEGKKCVVLMADGTTIEGIAELAAAKEKIGTTLQFVRFGFVRLDKKTPLTFVYAHN